The following proteins come from a genomic window of Iamia sp. SCSIO 61187:
- the rpsO gene encoding 30S ribosomal protein S15, whose translation MSEITDRAKPGVIEEHRLHDTDTGSPEVQIALLTQRINHLTEHLKVHKKDFHSRRGLLMLVGRRRRLLDYVAKNDVERYRAIIAKLGLRR comes from the coding sequence ATGTCCGAGATCACCGACCGCGCCAAGCCCGGCGTCATCGAGGAGCACCGCCTCCACGACACCGACACCGGCTCGCCCGAGGTGCAGATCGCCCTGCTCACGCAGCGCATCAACCACCTCACCGAGCACCTGAAGGTCCACAAGAAGGACTTCCACAGCCGGCGCGGTCTCCTGATGCTGGTCGGTCGTCGCCGCCGGCTGCTCGACTACGTCGCCAAGAACGACGTCGAGCGGTACCGAGCGATCATCGCCAAGCTCGGCCTGCGCCGATAG
- a CDS encoding alpha/beta fold hydrolase: MTATRRRGGTRDEALRRARITGVTTDADTAPVIGPADRPEQIRSRRLPRLARHTITLSDGHEVGVAVCGRGLPLVLVHGFTAEGMLYAQTLSRLVGSGFRVIAIDTAGHGGTLGLPTGGANLEHYTRLLGRVLDELGIRRAVLAGHSMGGRLVTELAAQEPDRAIAVVLLDAIVGDTWDRMVNLFRVAPPLLAGVGTALAIDTVTTLPLFRDPAQARKLGRLLAPVVAGHLRRPWRMMGPGVSIMRSRGSGWMLDRIAEEEIPLIVIHGERDVAVPMATARDAARRGHGALVTVQKAGHSWLLRDPRTLPAILEALIASSVGDAIAHRVAHDLGYDSPGFLHEASLDEVDAAYLEPDAPVLDLSPPFERPDTMPRQDRPRYRWSFDDVAPASLEVEDLPANVTRLRA, translated from the coding sequence ATGACCGCCACCCGGCGCCGGGGAGGGACACGGGACGAGGCCCTCCGGCGGGCCCGCATCACCGGGGTCACCACCGACGCCGACACCGCCCCCGTGATCGGCCCGGCCGACCGCCCGGAGCAGATCAGGAGCCGGCGCCTCCCCCGCCTGGCCCGCCACACCATCACCTTGTCCGACGGCCACGAGGTCGGCGTCGCCGTCTGCGGGCGGGGGCTGCCGCTCGTGCTGGTCCACGGCTTCACGGCCGAGGGGATGCTCTACGCCCAGACGCTGTCCCGGCTCGTCGGCTCCGGCTTCCGGGTCATCGCCATCGACACCGCCGGCCACGGCGGGACGCTCGGCCTGCCCACCGGCGGCGCCAACCTCGAGCACTACACCCGGCTGCTCGGGCGGGTGCTCGACGAGCTCGGCATCCGCCGGGCCGTGCTGGCCGGGCACTCGATGGGTGGGCGCCTGGTGACCGAGCTGGCCGCCCAGGAGCCCGACCGGGCCATCGCCGTGGTGCTCCTCGACGCCATCGTGGGCGACACCTGGGACCGCATGGTCAACCTCTTCCGGGTGGCACCGCCGCTCCTGGCCGGCGTGGGCACGGCGCTGGCGATCGACACGGTGACGACGTTGCCCCTCTTCCGGGATCCGGCCCAGGCCCGCAAGCTGGGCCGGCTGCTGGCGCCGGTCGTCGCCGGCCACCTGCGCCGACCGTGGCGGATGATGGGCCCGGGCGTGTCCATCATGCGGTCCCGGGGCTCGGGCTGGATGCTCGACCGCATCGCCGAGGAGGAGATCCCCCTCATCGTGATCCACGGCGAGCGCGACGTCGCCGTCCCGATGGCCACCGCCCGCGACGCCGCCCGGCGGGGCCACGGCGCCCTGGTGACGGTCCAGAAGGCGGGGCACTCCTGGCTCCTGCGCGACCCCCGGACCCTGCCCGCCATCCTCGAGGCCCTCATCGCCAGCTCGGTGGGCGACGCCATCGCCCACCGGGTGGCCCACGACCTCGGGTACGACAGCCCCGGGTTCCTGCACGAGGCCTCGCTCGACGAGGTCGACGCCGCGTACCTCGAGCCCGACGCCCCGGTGCTCGACCTGTCGCCCCCGTTCGAGCGGCCCGACACCATGCCCCGCCAGGACCGGCCCCGGTACCGATGGTCGTTCGACGACGTCGCCCCCGCCTCCCTCGAGGTCGAGGACCTGCCGGCCAACGTGACCCGCCTGCGTGCCTGA
- a CDS encoding bifunctional riboflavin kinase/FAD synthetase, with the protein MEIIRADGPCPAPEIGAAVTIGAYDGVHLGHRAVIAEVRHRAEERGLRSAVITFDRHPAMVVRPESAPRLLTDLDQKLELLASTGIDVTLVVRFDEARAAESAEDFVREVIVGCLAAQEVVVGEDFHFGHRRSGTVGLLRRMGEELGFSVEGLSLRSARDVGGEAAAIGSEASPAADPDAPEEKVSSTAIRAALVAGDIGVASALLGRPHEVRGLVTPGDKRGRELGFPTANVAVAGEILMPADGIYAGWLVREDGTVLPTAINLGRRPTFYEQAHASLLEAHVLDFDGDLYDEHVAVRFVARLHGEVKYPSVEALVAGIAADVVETRRILGVSPHRGRVPDPDGR; encoded by the coding sequence GTGGAGATCATCCGGGCCGACGGCCCGTGCCCGGCACCCGAGATCGGGGCGGCCGTCACCATCGGGGCCTACGACGGGGTCCACCTCGGCCACCGGGCCGTCATCGCCGAGGTGCGGCACCGGGCCGAGGAGCGGGGCCTGCGCAGCGCGGTCATCACCTTCGACCGCCATCCCGCCATGGTCGTGCGGCCCGAGTCGGCCCCCCGCCTGCTGACCGACCTCGACCAGAAGCTCGAGCTGCTGGCCTCGACCGGGATCGACGTCACCCTCGTCGTCCGCTTCGACGAGGCCCGGGCGGCCGAGAGCGCCGAGGACTTCGTGCGCGAGGTCATCGTCGGCTGCCTCGCCGCCCAGGAGGTGGTGGTCGGCGAGGACTTCCACTTCGGCCACCGCCGGTCGGGCACCGTCGGCCTGCTGCGGCGGATGGGGGAGGAGCTCGGGTTCTCGGTCGAGGGTCTCAGCCTGCGGTCGGCCCGCGACGTCGGCGGCGAGGCGGCGGCCATCGGGTCCGAGGCGTCGCCAGCGGCCGACCCCGACGCCCCCGAGGAGAAGGTGAGCTCGACCGCCATCCGCGCCGCCCTCGTCGCCGGCGACATCGGCGTCGCCTCGGCCCTGCTGGGCCGTCCGCACGAGGTGCGGGGGCTGGTCACACCGGGGGACAAGCGGGGTCGGGAGCTGGGCTTCCCCACCGCCAACGTCGCCGTGGCCGGCGAGATCCTCATGCCCGCCGACGGCATCTACGCCGGCTGGCTCGTGCGCGAGGACGGCACGGTGCTGCCGACGGCCATCAACCTGGGGCGCCGCCCGACCTTCTACGAGCAGGCCCACGCCTCGCTCCTCGAGGCCCACGTGCTCGACTTCGACGGCGACCTCTACGACGAGCACGTGGCCGTCCGCTTCGTGGCCCGCCTCCACGGCGAGGTCAAGTACCCCTCGGTCGAGGCCCTGGTCGCGGGCATCGCCGCCGACGTCGTCGAGACCCGCCGCATCCTCGGCGTCTCGCCGCACCGGGGGCGGGTGCCCGACCCGGACGGTCGCTGA